The following coding sequences lie in one Trichoderma breve strain T069 chromosome 1, whole genome shotgun sequence genomic window:
- a CDS encoding fungal specific transcription factor domain-containing protein → MCLRYRRHCLYEKHSRTPLTRRHLTEVEERLEQAEALIRQLRATQPPQTLLSEGSTNVLASPNQLSEANTRQFTNSNLSMDGSHLQQSSVLSIHDGLASDSTLNANIPKKVFGDGPMTQQIMGASEQVESSDKSQDDEFESPPSTGDFGWNEHGAIQQILDGMASLTVSEQRTDTMIDAYFRIYHLSYPIVHEPTFRAQYSEVIRRPNGGSWYILAYVMAALGVYTTATDLNNLDLDIFQHTKSLLTFDILEVGSLTMVQALTLISNYQQKRDKPNSAYSYSGLAARMAMALGLHKDFQGWKIPPLSMEIRRRVWWTMSIFDIGATITFGRPQVCPFDGVDIALPRNVHDKDLTAMSSSYPPDPEEITVYTAVRTQARFFIATNPIYLRIISKPLPSARELLQLEAQCIGSWAEKTPSYFSETAAIPPTSVFSHSVMQWRWRNFRMIMYRPFVIRRALLARSGRRDNSSPESLQAYERCLEDAKQSILSISAFWAANDHNRLFAWYALYFLFQAALIPCICLQNESSSSNAPDWRDQIVTSLKVIAALVPVNPSARRCYQVLVSLCGAHLDTPMPLLPEDVNSEETLVLQSEDVGGFNSAIYRQASDADGDRQMMSGVDSNDQMNAVFGMMWPNTLFDTAEKGHDDSWMDFLNGI, encoded by the exons ATGTGCCTGAGATACAGAAGACATTGCCTATACGAAAAACATTCGAGGACTCCACTTACGAGGAG GCACTTAACGGAAGTTGAAGAAAGATTAGAGCAAGCGGAGGCTTTGATCAGACAACTAAGAGCTACGCAGCCACCGCAAACGTTGTTAAGCGAAGGATCTACTAATGTACTTGCTTCGCCCAACCAGCTATCTGAGGCTA ATACCAGACAATTCACCAATAGCAACTTGTCTATGGACGGATCACATTTGCAACAGTCATCAGTTCTTAGTATTCATGATGGTTTGGCCTCAGATTCCACGCTCAACGCAAATATTCCAAAGAAAGTTTTTGGTGATGGCCCAATGACCCAGCAGATTATGGGGGCCTCAGAGCAAGTTGAGAGTTCTGATAAGTCTCAGGATGACGAATTCGAAAGCCCACCCTCAACAGGCGACTTTGGTTGGAATGAGCATGGGGCTATCCA GCAGATTCTAGATGGCATGGCATCTCTGACAGTCTCAGAGCAGCGAA CCGACACTATGATCGATGCCTATTTCAGAATATATCACCTCAGTTATCCGATTGTCCACGAACCAACTTTCCGAGCTCAGTATTCGGAAGTCATTCGAAGGCCTAACGGCGGATCTTGGTATATCTTGGCATATGTTATGGCAGCCCTTGGAGTCTATACGACCGCAACGGATCTGAATAACCTGGATTTAGATATCTTTCAGCACACCAAATCTCTCCTCACATTTGACATACTTGAAGTTGGAAGCTTAACAATGGTCCAAGCCCTGACTTTAATTTCCAACTATCAACAAAAGAGAGATAAGCCGAATTCTGCGTATAGTTACTCGGGATTGGCGGCCAGAATGGCTATGGCGCTTGGGCTGCACAAGGATTTTCAGGGATGGAAAATCCCACCTTTAAGCATGGAGATCCGACGCAGAGTTTGGTGGACGATGAGTATATTTGACATTGGTGCTACCATCACGTTTGGTCGACCGCAAGTGTGCCCGTTCGACGGTGTCGACATAGCGCTGCCCAGGAATGTTCATGACAAG GATCTCACTGCGATGTCTAGTTCATATCCTCCTGATCCGGAAGAAATAACTGTTTACACAGCGGTACGAACGCAAGCAAGATTTTTTATCGCCACAAACCCCATATACCTCAGAATTATCTCAAAGCCTTTGCCCAGTGCCCGCGAGCTACTCCAATTGGAGGCTCAGTGCATAGGATCGTGGGCAGAAAAGACGCCGTCTTACTTCTCGGAAACAGCAGCCATACCGCCCACTTCTGTCTTTTCCCACTCCGTCATgcaatggagatggcgaAACTTTCGCATGATCATGTACCGCCCTTTTGTCATCCGGCGAGCTTTATTAGCGCGCAGCGGTCGTCGGGACAATTCGAGTCCAGAATCGCTGCAGGCTTACGAGCGATGCTTGGAGGATGCTAAACAGAGCATATTGTCGATCAGTGCATTCTGGGCTGCAAATGACCACAACCGTCTCTTCGCGTGGTATGCATT ATATTTCCTTTTCCAGGCTGCTCTGATCCCTTGTATCTGCCTGCAAAAcgaatcttcttcctcaaacGCACCGGATTGGCGTGATCAAATTGTTACCTCTTTAAAAGTTATTGCGGCCTTGGTACCAGTAAATCCAAGCGCTAGACGGTGCTACCAAGTTCTTGTCAGCCTCTGTGGAGCCCATCTCGATACACCgatgcctcttcttcccgaGGATGTCAACTCAGAAGAAACCCTCGTTCTTCAATCAGAAGACGTTGGTGGTTTTAATAGCGCAATATACCGTCAGGCTTCAGATGCAGACGGGGATAGACAAATGATGTCCGGGGTTGACTCAAACGATCAGATGAACGCGGTTTTTGGCATGATGTGGCCCAACACGCTTTTCGATACTGCCGAGAAGGGACATGATGATTCTTGGATGGATTTTCTCAATGGGATATAG
- a CDS encoding glycosyl transferases group 1 domain-containing protein: MSDASNQEFHVSASLRRKSQAEKLVEKEGCFGLSLTPVFIGISATSSGYKEYLVSFAVRDATYLLDFAIKKISPPEGSNGRDFIADYIIKSIRWYEHTTFVKVVGAGLPRALQTTSPTLCSRLWLELDIVPLVIQQPHEHTERISLWLTKRVDEQADSMARKCIMNFGPSLAPLLQVAWRGIVEVDASFQAPLISVEDYKTTCNSATWEAVMHYAKTLRKHKTKIAFFSSTPQGGGVALMRHALVRFSRALGVDLRWYVPKPHPGVFRITKNIHNTLQGVSEDGKYISADEKNAIVDWITDNGKRYWFSNDGPLCRPDKGGADVIIIDDPQMPCLIPQIKKLTPSRPVFYRSHIQIRTDLIKVAGSPQADIWDFLWQNIKQADLFISHPIPSFVPHNVPKEKVLYMPATTDWLDGLNKPMEIWDTGYYGHLYNVKCRGERMTELQWPRRRYIIQVSRFDPAKGLPTVVDAYACFREQLEKHGGVAIPQLVICGNASVDDPDGIAIYDQVMTQLETKYPHIMGDVSVMRLDPCDQLLNCLMANAHVVLQLSTYEGFEVKVSEALHAGRPVIATYAGGIPLQIKDKIDGFLVEPGDWKAVAGHLMELFTDLKLHDRMSQAAKTGVSDEVSTVGNALSWYYLAMKWAQKGPKLELLGNEQWVNDMARSEAGQPYTEGENRLPRSFTQL, translated from the exons atgAGTGACGCGTCTAATCAAGAGTTTCACGTCAGCGCTTCGCTTCGTCGCAAGTCGCAAGCGGAAAAACTGGTCGAGAAAGAAGGATGTTTCGGCCTTAGCCTGACT CCCGTATTCATTGGAATATCAGCCACATCGTCCGGGTACAAAGAGTACTTGGTTTCCTTTGCTGTTCGTGATGCTACTTACCTACTCGATTTTGCGATTAAAAAGATTTCACCACCAGAAGGCTCAAATGGTCGCGATTTCATTGCCGACTACATTATCAAGTCAATCAGGTGGTACGAGCATACAACTTTCGTTAAAGTCGTAGGCGCTGGCCTTCCCCGTGCGTTGCAGACGACGAGCCCAACACTTTGCTCTCGTCTTTGGCTTGAATTGGACATTGTTCCTCTTGTTATTCAGCAGCCTCATGAACATACTGAGAGGATAAGTCTCTGGCTTACCAAACGAGTGGACGAACAAGCTGATTCAATGGCACGAAAATGCATCAT GAACTTTGGTCCTTCGTTAGCACCCCTTTTACAAGTTGCCTGGCGCGGCATTGTAGAAGTTGATGCATCATTTCAAGCGCCGCTCATCTCAGTCGAGGATTACAAAACCACATGCAATTCCGCGACTTGGGAGGCAGTGATGCATTATGCAAAAACTTTACGGAAGCATAAGACCAAAATTGCTTTCTTCAGCAGCACTCCTCAAGGTGGCGGCGTTGCATTGATGAGGCACGCTCTCGTGAGGTTTTCTCGTGCGTTGGGAGTAGATCTTCGCTGGTACG TTCCAAAACCTCACCCGGGAGTGTTTCGAATCACCAAAAATATCCACAATACGCTGCAAGGGGTGAGCGAGGATGGTAAATACATCTCTGCGGACGAAAAGAACGCGATAGTGGACTGGATTACCGACAACGGCAAACGGTATTGGTTCTCAAACGACGGACCATTGTGCCGACCAGATAAAGGCGGCGCCGATGTCATTATTATTGACGATCCCCAAATGCCTTGTCTCATTCCGCAAATCAAGAAACTTACACCATCGCGGCCAGTGTTTTACCGATCGCATATCCAGATTCGAACTGACTTGATCAAAGTCGCTGGCTCTCCTCAAGCAGATATCTGGGACTTCCTCTGGCAAAATATCAAGCAAGCCGACTTATTCATTAGCCATCCGATTCCTTCTTTTGTGCCCCATAATGTGCCTAAGGAGAAGGTACTCTACATGCCTGCAACGACCGATTG GCTAGATGGCTTGAATAAACCGATGGAAATCTGGGACACTGGATACTACGGCCATCTGTACAATGTCAAATGCCGTGGAGAACGAATGACAGAGCTGCAATGGCCAAGAA GGAGGTATATCATCCAAGTATCACGCTTTGATCCCGCCAAGGGACTGCCAAcggttgttgatgct TACGCTTGTTTCCGAGAACAGCTCGAAAAGCATGGTGGTGTCGCCATCCCCCAGCTCGTCAT CTGCGGCAATGCATCTGTTGATGACCCCGATGGTATTGCTATCTACGATCAAGTAATGACGCAGCTAGAAACAAAATATCCCCACATCATGGGCGACGTGAGCGTCATGCGCTTGGATCCATGCGATCAGCTATTGAACTGTCTCATGGCAAATGCCCACGTCGTCCTACAGCTTTCCACATACGAAGGTTTCGAAGTCAAGGTCTCTGAGGCACTCCATGCGGGTCGTCCTGTCATTGCTACATATGCTGGCGGGATACCCCTTCAGATCAAAGATAAAATCGACGGCTTCCTCGTTGAACCGGGCGATTGGAAAGCAGTCGCTGGTCATTTGATGGAGTTGTTTACAGATCTCAAATTACACGATCGAATGTCACAAGCCGCAAAAACCGGCGTTTCAGACGAAGTTTCAACTGTTGGAAATGCGTTATCTTGGTATTATCTGGCCATGAAATGGGCACAGAAAGGGCCTAAGCTTGAACTGCTGGGGAATGAACAATGGGTTAATGATATGGCCCGAAGCGAAGCTGGTCAGCCGTATACGGAAGGCGAAAATCGCTTACCACGCAGCTTCACTCAGCTGTAG
- a CDS encoding alpha/beta hydrolase fold domain-containing protein gives MATQETAKTLYLDADGIKYAYRLIGNSTSKSHPVPLLMLNHVRATIDTWDPEVINNLTASGRQIITYDYAGIGHSQGNIAPSIRGFAVNLLAFLGVLLPSLHTQQVDILGFSMGGYIAQQVALDAPNLVNKLVLSGTGPSLGPGVERPMNEVQSTVFNPTPGVPTIEAFFPSFTTGDEGQAWFNRSFGSRAGVAGKHGEPDIAGFTTGESLVNLTQAYLTWDADPVPYSLLQTIQKDVLVTTGDNDLIVPTQNSYVLARQLPRANLIMFPSSGHGHLFQYASYFTKVVGEFLDGHLPTAPFSAGRAPPLGTYGQINGA, from the coding sequence ATGGCTACACAAGAGACCGCAAAGACTCTCTATCTTGACGCAGACGGCATCAAATATGCGTACCGACTCATCGGAAACTCCACCTCAAAGAGTCACCCAGTTCCTTTGCTGATGCTCAACCATGTTCGGGCCACCATTGACACATGGGATCCTGAAGTTATCAACAATCTTACTGCGTCTGGTCGACAAATTATCACGTACGATTATGCTGGGATAGGACACAGCCAGGGCAATATTGCGCCATCTATCAGGGGATTTGCTGTTAACCTGCTTGCCTTTCTCGGCGTGCTACTCCCATCCCTACACACTCAGCAGGTGGATATCCTTGGATTTTCCATGGGTGGCTACATTGCTCAACAAGTTGCTTTGGATGCTCCAAACCTGGTTAACAAATTGGTCCTCTCCGGTACTGGCCCAAGTCTTGGGCCAGGCGTTGAGCGGCCAATGAATGAGGTGCAATCTACGGTCTTCAACCCAACCCCAGGGGTACCAACAATTGAAGCATTCTTTCCGTCTTTCACGACTGGTGACGAGGGACAAGCTTGGTTCAATCGAAGCTTTGGTTCACGAGCAGGCGTTGCTGGAAAACATGGAGAACCTGACATTGCTGGTTTCACAACTGGAGAATCTCTAGTCAATCTCACTCAGGCTTACTTGACTTGGGATGCTGACCCAGTCCCCTATTCCCTTTTACAGACTATACAAAAGGATGTACTAGTTACCACTGGAGACAATGATCTTATCGTTCCGACGCAAAATTCCTACGTTCTTGCTAGACAATTACCACGAGCCAACCTCATCATGTTTCCCAGCAGCGGCCATGGGCATCTGTTTCAATATGCCAGCTATTTCACAAAGGTCGTTGGTGAATTTTTGGATGGTCATCTGCCGACGGCTCCATTCTCAGCTGGTCGAGCTCCTCCGTTGGGAACGTATGGACAGATCAACGGCGCTTAA
- a CDS encoding fungal specific transcription factor domain-containing protein yields MSAENEARVIIPRMRPSCSQCQRSKKRCDREKPRCSACVRYGRECIYTGTVGIVGNEQAPITLAPSQSPSKAAQENEESFPVVFFLDSVLFQRSLNRLPELELSLGDPLLSYIGHDASDRAFVGSYFASIHPAIPFLSKRGFKERVLNPLAPQRPVNTLLVASMKLLATPLEDEGPRSGAYYAIKNSLLEAEHSSVLELRVLQAIILVAVYEIGHSIYPAAYLTVGYCIRYGTALGIHRAVEQYSEETFSVTESEERRRSWWTILVLDRFISLGSAERAFLTPDPSSNSLLPIDDTIWEENGETDAPVRRLFEPPTTSMGRFSLTAQAAVLLGRVFRSIHEFPVSEEFWQNDVKVLDNTLVALTNVSLEEGRFRGIAVCSPSTICYR; encoded by the exons ATGAGCGCGGAGAATGAGGCTCGCGTGATTATTCCTCGCATGCGCCCATCATGTTCGCAGTGTCAAAGGTCAAAGAAGCGATGCGACCGAGAGAAGCCCCGATGCTCTGCATGTGTGCG ATATGGGAGAGAATGCATCTATACCGGCACCGTGGGCATCGTTGGAAATGAACAAGCACCCATAACACTTGCCCCATCTCAATCGCCGTCGAAAGCTGCCCAGGAGAACGAAGAAAGCTTTCCTGTAGTGTTCTTCCTTGACTCTGTTCTTTTTCAGCGCTCCTTGAATCGGTTACCAGAACTAGAATTAAGCCTCGGCGATCCGCTCTTGAGCTACATTGGTCACGATGCGTCTGATAGAGCATTTGTAGGCTCATACTTTGCGAGTATTCACCCAGCGATACCATTTTTATCGAAAAGAGGGTTTAAGGAGAGAGTTTTAAATCCACTGGCTCCTCAACGACCAGTAAACACCCTTCTTGTTGCTTCAATGAAGCTATTAGCAACTCCATTAGAAGACGAAGGGCCACGAAGCGGTGCATATTATGCGATCAAAAACAGCCTACTAGAAGCCGAACACTCAAGTGTTTTGGAACTGCGCGTACTACAAGCAATCATCCTCGTTGCAGTATACGAGATTGGGCACTCTATTTATCCTGCGGCATACTTAACAGTGGGCTACTGTATACGGTATGGGACTGCGTTGGGCATTCACAGAGCAGTGGAGCAGTATTCAGAAGAGACCTTCAGTGTTACCGAGTCAGAAGAGCGACGTAGAAGCTGGTGGACCATATTGGTCTTAGATCG ttttataaGCCTTGGTAGCGCCGAAAGAGCCTTTCTCACACCAGATCCTAGCAGTAACAGCTTGTTACCTATTGACGACACTATATGGGAGGAAAAT GGAGAGACCGATGCTCCGGTACGCAGGCTCTTTGAGCCACCGACCACGTCAATGGgccgcttctccttgacTGCGCAAGCCGCAGTCCTTCTGGGTAGGGTGTTTCGTAGCATACATGAGTTCCCTGTATCAGAAGAGTTTTGGCAAAACGATGTCAAAGTATTAGATAATACTCTTGTTGCATTGACAAATGTTTCGTTGGAAGAGGGTCGCTTTCGTGGCATTGCTGTATGTAGCCCTTCAACTATCTGCTACAGGTAA
- a CDS encoding oxidoreductase molybdopterin binding domain-containing protein, giving the protein MDTDRKRWVGLQVRTIIGEERKGWKGYIEWEEYPEKKAKARKRFSRHKFPPPPEFQLGPVPATNPVLEGVRWKLWHKAIGGALVNVPEDSWKTVLEEKHPGMLHLLQFPYNGEPPKGLLTKEAITPNDLHFVRNHGGIPDIDPVEFDLRLDGLVNDPKVLTLDDLKNEALFPRTSMLVTIQCSGTRRVEQIGEYAGEGDEMINAPWAEGAIGTAKWTGVSLKKVIKYCGGLKGDAKHLELYGAETYFKGGDCMNYVVSVPWSKVKANEVLLAWEMNDKPLPKIHGFPLRAVVMGYIGARSVKWLYRVKAIENPSRAPVQSREYLYFQQQYGKHNQLPTLGIQIQEMPVSSAIMSPWHKEVVVHNGHIEVTEGWAYSGGGRWPERVEVSSDGGWAWYAVPIENLSPKHKYAWRTWSASIPCDHEGWTELVVRCWDNSLNTQPMNVRHSWNWGLHVTSSCHRVKIYSVNASRPETKKRLELFEQNGENFLPITRPTEFKYMSAEEYEKAWSTMEPRDVDN; this is encoded by the exons ATGGATACAGATCGCAAGCGGTGGGTTGGTCTTCAGGTCAGGACAATTA TtggggaagaaagaaaagggtgGAAAGGATACATAGAGTGGGAAGAATATCCagagaaaaaggccaaagcTCGGAAGAGATTTTCACGCCATAAATTTCCTCCACCTCCCGAGTTCCAACTTGGGCCAGTCCCGGCTACCAACCCAGTCCTTGAAGGTGTTCGATGGAAGCTGTGGCATAAAGCTATTGGCGGTGCTCTCGTCAACGTACCTGAAGACAGCTGGAAGACTGTGCTAGAG GAAAAACACCCGGGcatgctccatcttcttcagttCCCATACAATGGCGAACCTCCTAAAGGCCTTCTCACCAAAGAAGCCATAACACCAAACGACCTTCATTTTGTACGCAACCATGGTGGCATACCAGACATTGATCCGGTAGAATTCGACCTTCGTCTTGACGGCTTGGTAAATGATCCCAAAGTTCTCACGCTGGATGATCTAAAGAATGAAGCTTTATTCCCGCGCACCTCTATGTTGGTTACTATTCAGTGCAGTGGTACGAGGCGCGTTGAGCAGATTGGTGAATATGCTGGTGAAGGCGACGAGATGATCAATGCTCCATGGGCAGAAGGAGCAATTGGGACGGCAAAATGGACTGGCGTCAGTCTCAAAAAGGTCATCAAGTACTGTGGTGGACTCAAGGGTGATGCAAAACATCTTGAGTTATATGGAGCCGAAACATATTTCAAGGGTGGCGATTGCATGAATTATGTGGTATCGGTTCCGTGGTCAAAGGTCAAAGCAAACGAAGTCCTCCTTGCATGGGAGATGAACGATAAGCCTTTGCCCAAGATCCATGGTTTCCCACTGAGGGCTGTGGTCATGGGCTATATTGGCGCGAGGAGTGTCAAGTGGCTCTACCGCGTTAAAGCAATCGAGAATCCCAGCCGTGCTCCTGTCCAGAGCAGAGAATATCTGTATTTCCAACAGCAATATGGAAAGCATAATCAGCTACCTACGC TGGGAATTCAGATTCAAGAGATGCCGGTCAGCAGCGCCATCATGAGCCCTTGGCATAAAGAAGTTGTGGTCCATAACGGTCATATTGAAGTCACTG AAGGTTGGGCTTATTCTGGTGGTGGACGCTGGCCGGAGCGCGTCGAGGTCTCTTCGGACGGTGGTTGGGCTTGGTATGCTGTACCAATCGAAAATCTGTCGCCAAAGCACAAATACGCATGGAGGACTTGGTCCGCTTCTATTCCATGCGACCATGAAGGATGGACAGAGCTCGTCGTCCGCTGCTGGGACAACAGTCTCAACACACAGCCAATGAACGTGCGCCACAGCTGGAATTGGGGGCTGCACGTTACGAGCAGCTGCCACAGAGTGAAGATATACAGCGTCAATGCAAGCCGGCCcgaaacaaagaagaggctgGAACTGTTTGAACAAAACGGAGAAAATTTCCTGCCAATCACACGGCCAACGGAGTTTAAATACATGAGTGCCGAGGAATATGAGAAGGCATGGTCTACTATGGAACCACGAGATGTGGACAATTGA
- a CDS encoding calcineurin-like phosphoesterase domain-containing protein → MVSAYSSVKVLPVLAAGAFAAASYPAIPADLTTPVQQRIAVNGPNSVSIAWNTYRQLSQPCVSYGNSATSLTQQTCSQSSITYESSRTWSNVVTLNNLSPATTYYYKIVSTNSSVDHFFSPRVAGDKTPFSINAIIDLGVVGPDGYTIQNDQTKRDTIPSIDPSLNHTTIQRLAQTVDDYEFVIHPGDLAYADDWIETPKNIFDGKNAYQAILEQFYAQLAPISGRKPYMASPGNHEAACQEIPHTTGLCSAGQRNFSDFINRFGKTMPTVFTSTSANNTAKINANKAQQLANPPFWFSFEYGMAHIVMIDTETDFANAPDGPDGSAGLNGGPFGAPNQQLQFLEADLASVDRSVTPWLIVAGHRPWYSTGGSGCAPCQTAFEGLFYKYGVDLGVFGHVHNSQRFFPVFNGTADAAGMTNPKAPMYIVAGGAGNIEGLSAVGTEPSYTAFAYADDFSYATIRFLDEQNLQVDFYQSSTGTLLDSSKLFKSHNQQFVVQ, encoded by the exons ATGGTGTCGGCCTACAGTTCAGTAAAAGTTCTGCCGGTTCTGGCAGCCGGCgcttttgctgcagcaagCTATCCTGCTATCCCAGCCGACCTGACAACACCAGTGCAACAACGAATTGCCGTCAACGGGCCCAACA GCGTATCAATTGCCTGGAACACATATAGGCAACTCAGCCAGCCTTGTGTCTCATATGGCAACTCTGCCACATCTTTGACGCAGCAAACCTGCTCGCAAAGCTCTATTACATATGAATCATCACGCACTTGGTCGAATGTGGTAACTCTTAATAACTTATCACCGGCCACAACATACTACTATAAGATCGTCTCAACCAACTCAAGCGTGGATCATTTCTTCAGTCCCCGTGTCGCTGGAGATAAAACTCCGTTCTCCATCAACGCTATTATTGACTTGGGCGTGGTTGGACCCGATGGATATACCATCCAAAATGACCAAACAAAGCGCGATACTATCCCAAGCATTGATCCTTCGTTGAATCACACCACCATTCAACGCCTGGCTCAAACAGTCGACGACTATGAATTTGTCATTCATCCTGGAGATCTGGCCTATGCTGATGATTGGATTGAGACGCCCAAGAACATTTTTGATGGGAAAAATGCGTACCAAGCAATTCTGGAGCAGTTTTACGCTCAATTAGCTCCCATTTCTGGCCGCAAGCCGTATATGGCCAGTCCTGGAAATCACGAAGCTGCTTGCCAGGAGATCCCGCACACCACAGGACTCTGCAGTGCCGGACAGCGCAACTTCAG CGACTTCATTAACCGATTCGGCAAGACTATGCCCACTGTCTTTACCTCAACTTCCGCAAACAACACCGCAAAGATTAACGCAAACAAAGCACAGCAGCTTGCCAATCCTCCGTTCTGGTTTTCTTTCGAATACGGCATGGCACATATTGTCATGATCGACACAGAAACAGACTTTGCTAATGCTCCAGACGGCCCAGATGGCTCTGCCGGCCTCAACGGTGGACCGTTCGGTGCTCCcaaccagcagctgcaaTTTCTTGAGGCGGACCTCGCCTCTGTCGATCGCAGCGTTACGCCATGGCTTATTGTTGCGGGTCATCGACCATGGTACTCGACCGGAGGCTCGGGCTGCGCACCATGCCAGACAGCTTTTGAAGGACTGTTCTACAAATACGGAGTTGATCTAGGAGTCTTTGGTCATGTGCACAACTCTCAGAGGTTTTTCCCAGTATTTAATGGTACTGCTGATGCCGCCGGTATGACTAACCCGAAGGCGCCGATGTATATCGTCGCTGGTGGTGCCGGCAACATCGAGGGCCTCTCGGCCGTCGGTACTGAACCTTCGTACACTGCATTTGCCTACGCAGATGATTTCAGTTATGCAACTATTCGCTTCTTGGATGAACAGAACTTGCAAGTTGATTTCTATCAGTCATCAACTGGAACGCTGTTGGATAGCTCGAAGCTCTTCAAGTCTCACAACCAGCAATTTGTTGTCCAGTAA
- a CDS encoding short chain dehydrogenase domain-containing protein — translation MGDVRQTIKQSLPVDVNKPYDPSTLKHKTILITGGANGLGAHMVRHWASHGANIVIGDVADKAGEELVASLRMAHPKGVFQFQHCDVTDWESQVSLFDAAVKASPHGSIDIVVPNAGIILPGEATKFENPDLVNGKLPEPNTATLDVNVKGVIFTAHLALYHLPQNKRPDRCFLFVGSVASLIPLPGQSHYCMSKHAVLGLFRSLRGTAVLKGIRINMIAPYYIAQTKMLQPITEALLLSGSAGPGQVPDVVDAATRLIADESIVGRALVVGPRLKPQDFEVIDNGSGSLGIEDQNQAQGIWECYAHDYDQVETFVKRYLWLLNAAARARGMLAWIRDIMAIWKRG, via the coding sequence ATGGGTGACGTGCGGCAAACCATCAAGCAGTCACTCCCGGTAGATGTTAATAAGCCGTACGACCCATCGACTCTCAAGCATAAGACAATTCTCATCACAGGAGGCGCTAATGGCTTGGGCGCGCACATGGTCCGCCATTGGGCTTCTCATGGTGCCAATATTGTGATCGGTGATGTTGCGGACAAAGCTGGCGAGGAGCTCGTGGCTTCTCTTCGAATGGCACATCCCAAAGGGGTTTTTCAGTTCCAACACTGCGATGTCACGGATTGGGAATCTCAGGTCAGCCTGTTCGATGCCGCGGTCAAAGCCAGCCCACATGGTTCTATAGATATTGTGGTGCCCAATGCAGGAATTATTCTCCCTGGGGAGGCAACCAAATTCGAAAATCCCGACTTGGTGAACGGCAAATTGCCCGAGCCCAACACAGCTACTCTCGATGTAAACGTCAAAGGAGTCATTTTCACCGCTCACCTTGCGCTATATCATCTTCCACAAAACAAGAGACCGGATCGGTGTTTTCTGTTTGTCGGCTCTGTGGCATCACTCATCCCCCTCCCTGGCCAGAGCCATTATTGCATGAGCAAACATGCTGTGCTGGGCCTCTTTCGCTCATTGCGCGGAACCGCTGTCTTGAAGGGAATCCGTATAAATATGATCGCACCCTACTATATTGCACAGACCAAGATGCTACAGCCGATCACCGAGGCACTTTTACTCTCTGGCTCTGCAGGGCCGGGACAAGTTCCCGATGTGGTCGACGCAGCCACGCGTTTGATTGCCGACGAATCCATAGTTGGTCGCGCGCTCGTTGTTGGTCCGCGGTTAAAGCCTCAAGATTTCGAGGTAATCGATAATGGAAGTGGCTCGTTGGGCATAGAGGATCAAAACCAGGCGCAGGGAATTTGGGAATGCTACGCCCATGATTACGACCAGGTGGAAACATTCGTGAAGAGGTACTTGTGGCTTCTGAATGCCGCTGCTCGGGCACGAGGAATGCTTGCTTGGATTCGTGATATTATGGCCATATGGAAGCGAGGATGA